In Streptomyces canus, one DNA window encodes the following:
- a CDS encoding RNA-guided endonuclease InsQ/TnpB family protein produces MLHRPQPATHSPGELRLTGLRPGSKRYRRATEKPVVFRSQGAQPYDDRMLSWQIPGRTVSIWTTGGRVKSVAFTASAEQLATLALYRKGESDLLERDGMWFLNATCDVPEAPLNTEPVDFLGIDLGIVNIATTSDAEILAGRELNRIRVRERGLRKKLQRKDTPSAKRRLKKRRRKEARRAKDINHKIAKHVVAEAERTGRGIALEDLTGIRERVRLRKPQRATHSSWSFHQLGQFIAYKARRAGVPVVHVDPAYTSRTCAECGHIDKANRVSQAWFACRSCGFVDHADRNSSRNIRARAWELWRRGAQSTAPATPRTSRGGAGRKRSTTASDARCASPAL; encoded by the coding sequence CTGCTTCATCGTCCACAGCCGGCCACACACAGCCCTGGTGAGCTGCGTCTGACCGGTCTCAGGCCCGGCTCCAAGCGCTACCGCCGGGCCACCGAGAAGCCGGTCGTCTTCCGCTCCCAGGGTGCGCAGCCCTACGACGACCGGATGCTGTCTTGGCAGATCCCCGGCCGAACGGTGTCGATCTGGACCACCGGCGGGCGGGTCAAGAGCGTGGCGTTCACCGCCTCTGCGGAGCAGCTGGCCACCCTGGCCCTGTACCGCAAGGGTGAGTCCGACCTGCTGGAGCGGGACGGCATGTGGTTCCTGAACGCCACCTGCGACGTGCCCGAAGCACCCTTGAACACCGAGCCGGTGGACTTTCTCGGGATCGACCTGGGCATCGTGAACATCGCCACCACCTCGGACGCTGAGATCCTGGCCGGGCGCGAGCTCAACCGGATCCGGGTCCGCGAGCGCGGCCTGCGTAAGAAGCTGCAGAGGAAGGACACCCCGTCCGCCAAGCGCCGGCTGAAGAAGCGGCGGCGCAAGGAGGCGAGGCGGGCGAAGGACATCAATCACAAGATCGCGAAACATGTGGTGGCCGAGGCGGAACGCACCGGTCGTGGGATCGCCCTGGAGGATCTGACGGGCATCCGTGAGCGGGTACGGCTTCGCAAGCCCCAACGGGCCACCCACTCCAGCTGGTCTTTCCATCAGCTGGGGCAGTTCATCGCGTACAAGGCCCGCCGGGCGGGGGTGCCGGTGGTGCACGTCGATCCGGCGTACACCTCCCGCACCTGCGCCGAATGCGGCCACATCGACAAGGCGAACCGGGTCTCCCAGGCCTGGTTCGCCTGCCGGAGCTGCGGATTCGTTGATCACGCAGACCGCAACAGCTCCCGCAACATCCGCGCCAGAGCGTGGGAGTTGTGGCGACGCGGGGCCCAGTCAACGGCCCCTGCAACACCCCGAACATCTCGGGGTGGGGCTGGACGCAAACGCAGCACCACCGCCAGTGATGCCCGTTGTGCAAGCCCCGCGCTTTAG
- a CDS encoding sensor histidine kinase — translation MDRAPGVSVRLKLTLSYAGFLMLAGVLLLAAVWLFLLRYVPDRAMLYNPDDMPSGGVFPIRSALLAVFAPRAAAVLAFLLVFGLVGGWILAGRMLAPLTRIADATRRATHGSLSHRIRLPGRKDEFRELADAFDAMLARLEAHVAEQRRFAANASHELRTPLAVSKALLDVARTDPNRDTGELIDRLHTVNTRAIELTEALLLAGRAEQRSFTREPVDLSLLAEEATETLLPLAEKHGVTLETRGEITTTTGSPALLLQLTMNLVHNAIVHNLPDQGTVWVHTDTRPGTAVLTIENTGEKLAPELIPTLTEPFQRGTERIHTDHAGVGLGLAIAKTITHAHDGTLTLTPRPMGGLRISVELPTQNPRPDGV, via the coding sequence GTGGATAGGGCACCAGGCGTGAGCGTTCGCCTCAAACTCACCCTCAGCTACGCCGGATTCCTCATGCTGGCCGGAGTCCTGCTGCTTGCCGCCGTATGGCTGTTCCTCCTGCGCTACGTCCCCGACCGCGCGATGCTCTACAACCCCGACGACATGCCCTCGGGCGGTGTCTTTCCCATCCGCTCCGCCCTCCTGGCCGTGTTCGCTCCGAGGGCAGCCGCCGTACTGGCCTTCCTGCTCGTGTTCGGCCTCGTCGGGGGCTGGATCCTCGCCGGCCGCATGCTCGCCCCCCTGACGCGCATCGCGGACGCCACCCGCAGGGCCACCCACGGATCGCTCTCCCACCGGATCCGGCTCCCGGGCCGCAAGGACGAGTTCCGCGAACTCGCCGACGCCTTCGACGCGATGCTCGCCCGCCTCGAAGCACACGTCGCCGAACAGCGCAGATTCGCGGCCAACGCCTCCCACGAACTACGCACCCCGCTGGCGGTCTCCAAGGCCCTCCTCGACGTGGCCCGCACCGATCCGAACCGCGACACCGGCGAACTCATCGACCGCCTCCACACCGTCAACACCCGGGCGATCGAACTCACCGAAGCCCTGCTCCTGGCCGGCCGCGCCGAACAGCGGTCGTTCACCCGGGAACCCGTCGACCTGTCCCTCCTGGCGGAAGAAGCCACCGAAACCCTTCTCCCCCTCGCGGAAAAGCACGGCGTCACCCTCGAAACCAGGGGCGAGATCACCACCACGACCGGATCACCGGCACTGCTGCTCCAGCTGACCATGAACCTCGTGCACAACGCGATCGTCCACAACCTGCCCGACCAGGGCACCGTGTGGGTCCACACCGACACCCGCCCCGGAACAGCGGTGCTCACCATCGAGAACACCGGCGAAAAGCTCGCCCCGGAACTGATCCCGACCCTCACCGAACCCTTCCAGCGCGGCACCGAACGCATCCACACCGACCACGCGGGCGTCGGCCTCGGCCTGGCCATCGCCAAGACCATCACCCACGCCCACGACGGAACGCTCACCCTGACCCCGCGCCCCATGGGCGGCCTCCGGATCAGCGTAGAGCTGCCCACACAAAACCCCAGGCCAGACGGGGTCTGA